A genome region from Triticum aestivum cultivar Chinese Spring chromosome 2B, IWGSC CS RefSeq v2.1, whole genome shotgun sequence includes the following:
- the LOC123046375 gene encoding actin-depolymerizing factor 6 isoform X1 yields the protein MANSASGMAVSDECKLKFQELKAKRTFRFITFKINEHSQQVVVDRVGQPGETYADFTATIPADECRYAVFDFDFVTDENCQKSKIFFISWSPDTSRVRSKMLYASSKDRFKRELDGYQVELQATDPSEMTLDVVKARAL from the exons ATG GCGAACTCGGCGTCGGGCATGGCCGTGAGCGACGAGTGCAAGCTCAAGTTCCAGGAGCTCAAGGCGAAGCGGACCTTCCGGTTCATCACGTTCAAGATCAACGAGCACTCGCAGCAGGTGGTGGTGGACCGGGTGGGGCAACCGGGCGAGACCTACGCCGACTTCACCGCCACCATCCCCGCCGACGAGTGCCGCTACGCCGTCTTCGACTTTGACTTCGTCACCGACGAGAACTGCCAGAAGAGCAAGATCTTCTTCATCTCCTG GTCCCCGGACACGTCCAGGGTGAGGAGCAAGATGCTGTACGCGAGCTCCAAGGACAGGTTCAAGAGGGAGCTGGACGGCTACCAGGTGGAGCTGCAGGCCACCGATCCCAGCGAGATGACATTGGACGTCGTCAAGGCCAGAGCCCTCTGA